The proteins below are encoded in one region of Pseudomonas entomophila L48:
- the pabB gene encoding aminodeoxychorismate synthase component I translates to MPTCTLHPLPYQPDPAFYFARLRTAPGAILLDSARPHAERGRFDLLSAWPRQLLLAQPGETGQRYLQRLRQALAELGTAQLPDGVDLPFAGGLIGYLSYDFGRRLEHLPAEALDDLALPDAHLGLYAWALVTDHQLQRSQLVFHPSLETTERHRLVQLFAAPATAKPGEFHLLAPMAGDLTPEQYRNAFDKVQQYIQAGDCYQINLTQRFRAPCQGDPWHAYQALRAACPTPFSGYQQLDASTALLSFSPERFIRVSQGEVETRPIKGTRPRASDPIEDARNADELLNSPKDRSENLMIVDLLRNDIGRTCEIGSVKVPELFSLESYPNVHHLVSSVTGRLAAGRDALDLIGGSFPGGSITGAPKIRAMQIIDELEPTRRALYCGSLLYIDVRGEMDSSIAIRSLLVKDGQVSCWGGGAVVADSHWQAEYEESIAKVRVLMETLRSL, encoded by the coding sequence ATGCCGACCTGTACGCTCCACCCCCTGCCCTACCAGCCCGACCCTGCATTCTATTTCGCACGCCTGCGCACAGCGCCAGGCGCGATCCTGCTCGACAGCGCCCGCCCCCACGCCGAGCGCGGCCGCTTCGACCTGCTCAGCGCCTGGCCACGGCAGCTGCTGCTGGCACAACCGGGCGAAACCGGCCAACGCTACTTGCAACGCTTGCGCCAGGCGCTGGCCGAGCTGGGCACGGCACAACTGCCTGACGGCGTGGACCTGCCATTCGCCGGCGGGCTGATCGGCTACCTGAGCTACGACTTCGGGCGCCGCCTGGAGCATCTGCCAGCCGAAGCCCTGGACGACCTCGCCCTGCCCGACGCCCACCTGGGTCTCTATGCCTGGGCGCTGGTGACCGACCATCAACTGCAACGCAGCCAGCTGGTGTTCCACCCCAGCCTCGAAACGACCGAGCGGCACCGCCTGGTTCAGCTGTTTGCAGCGCCCGCCACCGCCAAGCCTGGTGAGTTCCACCTGCTCGCTCCCATGGCCGGTGACCTGACCCCCGAGCAATACCGCAACGCGTTCGACAAGGTCCAGCAGTACATCCAGGCCGGCGACTGCTACCAGATCAACCTGACCCAGCGCTTCCGCGCGCCCTGCCAGGGCGATCCGTGGCACGCCTACCAAGCCCTGCGCGCTGCGTGCCCGACGCCGTTTTCCGGGTACCAGCAGCTGGATGCCAGCACGGCCTTGCTCAGCTTCTCTCCCGAGCGTTTCATCCGCGTCAGCCAAGGCGAAGTCGAGACCCGCCCGATCAAGGGCACCCGCCCACGCGCGAGCGACCCCATCGAGGATGCACGCAACGCCGACGAGCTGCTGAACAGCCCGAAGGATCGCTCGGAAAACCTGATGATCGTCGACCTGCTGCGCAACGACATTGGCCGCACCTGCGAGATTGGTTCAGTGAAGGTGCCGGAGCTGTTCAGCCTGGAGAGCTACCCCAACGTCCACCACCTGGTCAGCAGCGTCACCGGGCGCCTGGCCGCTGGCCGCGACGCGCTGGACCTGATCGGCGGCAGCTTCCCGGGCGGCTCGATCACCGGCGCGCCGAAGATCCGCGCCATGCAGATCATCGACGAGCTGGAGCCCACCCGCCGGGCGCTGTACTGCGGCTCGTTGCTGTACATCGATGTACGCGGCGAGATGGACAGCTCCATCGCCATCCGCAGCCTGCTGGTCAAGGATGGCCAGGTCAGTTGCTGGGGCGGCGGCGCGGTGGTGGCCGACTCGCACTGGCAGGCCGAATACGAAGAGTCGATCGCCAAGGTGCGGGTACTGATGGAAACACTGCGAAGCTTGTAA